Within the Limnothrix sp. FACHB-406 genome, the region TTAAAGGGGTGATGCAAATTGTGCCCTTTCTGGATGTGGGAACCGGCTGGAACCGGGGCGATCGACCCGATCCCGATCCCCAAACCCTCGTTGGTCTCGGATTGGGCCTCCGATGGCAACAGGGCGATCGATTCACAGCGCGCCTAGACTACGCCATTCCCCTGGTGGAGGTGGACAACCCAGACCAAGACACCTGGCAGGAAAATGGCCTCTATTTTTCCGTGCAGTGGCGAGCTTTTTGATTGCGGAGTTCCGCCGCTGGCGAATTCCCTTGACCCAACGGCGATCGGCGCGATCAGGCACGAATTCCAAAAATTCATGGCTCCCATTGCCCCGTTGCCGCTGGGAACGATGGGGAGCGATCATCCAAAATAACCACCCAAAACCAGCACCCAACCACCGCCCAACCAGGACTCAGCCTTCCCCCAAAATTGGTGAACCCAAGCTGTCAATGGCGGAAATCTTGTCCATAAATCTCGCTAAAAATCGATTTATAGAAAAATTTAGGTCTAAAACCCCGCCCTTTCAGGTCATGCTAAATTACAGGTGGCCGCTGGGCTAGCGGTTTCAGTCTGTGGAGCAACCGCAAGACCCGAAGAGAACCAATCTCAGAGGGCTGGCACGATGAAGCAGAAACCCAAATCGCGAGGTTTGGGAATCCCCGTTCGCTTGCGGTGGGGAGGATGTCAACCCTATTTTTGATGGCGGCATTGCATCGGAATAGAGCGACCGATCCGGATCCATGAATAATTGTTTGTGATTGTTCGTGGTTGTTTGTGAATAATTGCTTTTTGAAATATTTCGATCGCTCCATGCAGAACTTTTTCAGTCCCTATTCCAGTTTCCATGAGTCGTTCTAGCGCCTCCGCCACTGTCATTTCGGTTGGGGCGATCGACCAGCGATCGCAAACGACCCATGTGCAACAGGTGCTGCGCCTTTCAACCCAAGGCAAACGGTTGCACAACATCACCAGCGCGATCTCGGAACTGGTGGCGCGATCGGGAGTGACCACCGGCCTCTGTACGCTGTTTGTGCAGCATACCTCCGCCAGCCTGGTGATCCAGGAAAACGCCGATTCTGACGTGTTACAAGACCTGGAAGCCTTCCTCGCCGGCCTCGTCCCCGAATCGGCTCCCTACCAACACAGTGCCGAAGGGCCCGATGACATGCCGGCCCACATTCGCACCGCCTTGACCCACACTTCTGAACAAATTCCGATCGTGCATGGTCAACTGGGACTGGGGATTTGGCAGGGAATCTATCTCTGGGAACATCGACAGCACGGTCGCACGCGCGAAGTTGTGGTACATATCATGGGTGGTTAACTCGCCCGATTGCGAGGGATGGCGGTCAGCAACCGCCGCCAACTGCGAAGGAGGATGTCGTGAGTAAGGTGCTAATTGTCGATGACAGCGCAACGATGCGCGAGATGATTGCCGCACTCCTCCAAAAACACGGCATGACGACGGTTTTGGCGGGCGATGGGGTAGAGGCACAGGTGCAATTTGAGGCCAGTGCTCCGGATTTGGTGATCACAGACATTGTGATGCCCCGGATGAATGGCTATGAATTTTGTCGTTGGATGAAGTCGGATAACAACCGAAAGGACGTGCCCGTGGTGCTTTGCACCAGCAAGAGCGAAGAGTTCGATCGCTACTGGGGCATGAAACAAGGGGCCGATGCTTACATCGCCAAGCCCTTCCAACCGGAAGAGCTGATCGACACGGTGCGGCAACTGTTGAAGTAGCACCTGAAGGAGCGTCTGGAATCTCGAAGTTGGGCCAATCCCCTCCCTGGCAACACCTGCGATCGCGCGGAATTTCAGGGATATTGGGCGATCAAGTCTTGAACCCAACCCAGTTTTGTGCCCCTGTTCACCCGCCACGCCGGATTAACCGCCCGCCGGATTAATTCAGGTTGCTAAGATGGCCTTGCGATCGTTGTCAGCAGCATTGGATAAACAGGACTGTGAGCAAACTGGGCAAACTGAGCTTGAAACAACAGAGCATCCGAGCGCTCCAGGTTCTGGCTGTGCTTTGGGGTTGCATGGGGCTATCCATGCCGGCCCGGGCGGAAGTGTTGCTGCCCTATGCACCGCCAATTGATCCCCAGTGGTCTGAGCAGGCTTTGGATCTAGCCCAAGATGCGGCGCGTTTGGTGCAGTTTGAGCAATACGATGAGGCCCTGGCCCGCATTCGAGTGGCGGCCTATCTCGCTCCCAAAAATCCGCAGGTTTTGCGGTTGATGGGCGGTTTATATCTCCAATCTCAACAGATCGATCGGGGCATTCAGGTGCTGGAATCGGCCCGGGCCTTGGCTCCGGAAGATCCATCGGTGTTGTTGGCGTTAGGGTCGGCCTACGGGCAACAGAAGCGCTGGGATGAGGCGCTAACCACGTTGCAGGCGGGCCTCAAGCTTCAGGACTCGCCCACGGGCCGGTTTGACTTGGGGAATGTCTACCTAACCATGGGCCGGTTCCAGCAGGCGATCGAGCAGTTTCGGCAAGCGGTGACCCTGGAAGCACGGATGTGGCCAGCGGTGAACAATATCGGCTTGGCGCTGTATGAGTTGGGCGATCGGGACAATGCCCTCAAGGAGTGGGAAGCTGCTTTGGCCGTGGATCCAACCGCCGCAGAACCCAAACTAGCGATCGCCACGGCCACCTACACCGCTGCCGGTTGCCAAAGCCAAGCCCGAGATCCCAACTGCCTGAAGGGGTTGGCCCTGGCCCAGGAAGCTTTGGACACCGATGAGCGCTATGCGGATTTGCAGTACCTGAAGGACAACCTCTGGGGCACTCAACTGTTGAAGGATGCACAAGTGTTGCTCGATCGCCTCAAGCGCGATCGGGCAGCCGCTCGCTAAATGCCAGTTCGCTCAACTGCAACTCGCTCAACTTCACCTCAATCCAGCAGGGCTGGACAATGCCAGTTCTTGCCCGCTGGATTGCTCTAGAGGTTAAAGCTTGAGGAATTTTTCCAGGGCGGTCACCATGGCGGGCGGCCAACGGCGCACCTTCGCCACCCACTCCAAATCCTTGTAGCGCCGATCGAGACCCACTACCGAGACCCACTGGCTTTCGGCCTCGCCGCGATCGCCCGCATCCCACAGGGCCGCCGTCAGGGCCGCCCGCGCATCGGCAAAGGTGGGATATTTCCGCACCAAATTCCGCAACAGGCGCAAGGCCTCCGCCCGATCGCCCACCTGGAACAGGGCGAGGGCATGGTTCACCCGGGCGATCGCAAAATCGGGAGCCAAGCGCTCCGCCTGGGCATAGTCGTCAACCGCGATCGCCCATTGGCCAAGGCCCGCCTCCGCGTTGCCCCGGTTGTTGTAGGCGGCCGCATCATTGGGATCCAATTCCAACACGTGGTCATAGTCCGCGATCGCCCCCGTCAAATCGCCCGCATTCTCCCGAGCCGCCCCCCGATTCAGGTAGGGATCCGGCGCATTGGGAGCACGGCTAATCGCTTCGTTATAGTCCGCGATCGCCTCCTGAAGCCGATTTTGGCTGGCGCGGGCATTGCCCCGGTTGCTCCAAATTTCCGCATTGTCGGGAAAAAGTTCCAAAATTTGCGTCCAGTAACGCTCGGCCTGGGCAAATTGCCCGCCATTGGTGGCCTCAAAAGCTTGGTCAAAGAGCGATCGCGCGGCCTGAACGCGGGCTTCAAGGGGCAACTCATCGGCCAAACTCGGCATTGGCACAATTGCCCAACTGGCACAAATCAGGAATCCTATCAGCCCGATCGCCAAGCTGCGCCCCATTCCCTGCAAGCACCGCCATTGAAAGCGTTCAGCCCCTTCTGACTCAAGCCTCCCCTGGACTTGGAGCCAACGGGCAGTTACGAATTGAGATATCGGTTTGAATACTGTCCCGCAAGCGATCCGGGCGAACTGACGATCGAGTTGTATTGACCCAGAACGACTCACCCGGTTGCCCATCACGGTCACCGCCGATCGCCCCTGTGGTTCCCTGCGGTGCTCCCTGTGCTGACCTTGACCCGAACCCCATTGACGACCGGTCACGATCGAGCCAGCCAAAGCCAACAACAGTTGGAACAAGCGTAAAACTCGCATAGGTTGGAACTCTGGGGGACACCGATAAGCATCCTAGCGCGATCGTTCCCTGCCATTACAGCCGTTTCACCGATGTCTGCCTAAGGCGCGTACCCTGTCCATCCTTGCCGATTTGCTGAGAGGTCAACCCATGAAAACGTCCCACAAAACTTGGACTGCCGCGATCACCTTCCTGTTGGCAGGCAGCTTGGCCAGCGTGGCCTGGGCCCAAAACACCACCGATCCCCAGCAGTTCATCAGCGGCAGCGCCCGCAGTTGCCAAGGTTGCGATCTTCAGGAAGCCAACCTCAGCGGCATCAGTCGGGTTAATGCGCGGCTGCGTCAGGCCCAACTGCAACTGGCCAATCTTTCCGACAGCAACTTTGAGGGCAGCTACTTCACCTGCGCCAACTTGGCCAGTGCCAACCTGCGCAACACCAAGCTGCGGTTTGCCAATTTTGTGGATGCCAACCTCAGCGGAACTGATCTGCGGGGAGCTGATCTGCGCAATGTGGACTTGGGCGGGGCGATCGTGGACGAAAATACCAACTTTGAAGGGGCCAACCTTGAAGGGGCCAAGCTTTGGGATTCTGCAACCCTCTACCGCTCCGGTGTCGATTTACGGCGAGTTCCCCGCAATGTTGAAGGCGATCTGGAGCGGGTGCGCTGCCGGAATCGCTAGGGCCAGCAGTCTAATTAGCCCTAGCTAACCCGATCGCAACTGACCTAGCCAACAGAATCCGGCTTGCGGGCGGCCTCGCTCTCCCCCAATTCCAGTAAAATCTTCTATTGCCCTTTGCTCTTCGCGCGCGGGGAACTCCACGTTTGGCCGCGGCCGAACGCCCCGCGCCTTATCTTGTGGGCGAGATTTTTTTCTGGAAACCGTTCCCCTTTTTGCCGGTGAAAGACGCGATCGCCCGCCTTCGTTCAGCCCTGGAAACCGCCCTGGTCAAAGCCTTTGGCCCGGAGTTGGTTGGCACGGATCCGATGCTGGTTCCGGCCAGCAATCCCAAGTTTGGGGATTACCAAGCCAATGTGGCCCTGTCCTTAGCGAAACAGTGGGGCAAGCCACCGCGCGAGGTCGCCAGCGCGATCGTGGCGGCCTTGGCAATCGAGGATTTCTGCGAACCCCCTACCATTGCGGGGCCGGGCTTCATTAACCTGACCCTCAAGGCCGACTACCTGTTGGGGCAATTGCGATTGAGCCAAGGGAGCGATCGACTGGGCATTGACCCCGTAGCGCAACCGCAGCGCATTTTGGTGGACTTTTCCAGCCCCAACATTGCCAAGGAAATGCATGTGGGCCATTTGCGCTCCACGATCATTGGCGATGTGCTGGCCCGGGTTTTGGAGTTTTTGGGCCACGACGTGTTGCGGCTGAACCATGTGGGCGATTGGGGCACGCAGTTTGGGATGTTGATTACCCATCTGCGGGAAGTGGCTCCGGAAGCCCTCACCAACGCCAATGCGATCGACCTGGGCGATCTGGTGGCGTTCTATCAAAAAGCGAAAAAGCGGTTTGATGAGGACGAGGATTTCAAAGAGCGATCGCGCCAAGAGGTTGTGCGCTTGCAGGGCGGCGATCCCGACAGCCGCCGCGCCTGGCAATTGCTCTGCGATCAATCCCGGCGGGAATTCCAAAAAATCTACGACCTACTCGATATCCAACTCACGGAACGGGGAGAATCGTTTTATAACCCCCTGCTGTCGGAGGTGGTGAGCGCCCTGGAAACGGCGGGCCTGCTGGTGGAGGATGCGGGGGCCCGCTGCGTGTTCCTAGACGGTTTTGTGAATAAGGACGGGAACCCGCTGCCCCTGATTGTTCAAAAGTCCGATGGGGGCTACAACTACGCCACAACGGATTTGGCCGCCATTCGCTATCGCACCACCCAAGACCGGGCCGATCGAATCATTTACGTCACCGATTCGGGGCAAGCAAACCACTTTGCCCAGGTGTTTCAGGTGGCCGAGCGGGCCGGCTGGGTTCCGGCGGGAGTGGAACTGGTGCATGTGCCCTTTGGTTTGGTGCTGGGTGAGGACGGCAAAAAGCTGAAGACCCGATCGGGAGATACACCGAAGCTGAAGGATTTGTTGGCGGAGGCGATCGATCGATCGCGGGCCGACGTGGAACAGCGGTTGCAGTCAGAAGAGCGCAGTGAAACTCCCGAGTTCATTGAACAGGTGGCGCAAATTGTGGGCCTCAGCGCGGTGAAATATGCGGACTTGTCCCAAAACCGCACCAGTAGCTATGCCTTTAGCTACGACAAAATGTTGGCGCTTCAGGGCAACACAGCACCCTATATGCTCTATGCCTACGCTCGGATTCAAAGCATTAGCCGTAAGGGTGAAATTGATTTTCAGAACTTGGACAGTGCCGAACTCATCCTCAGTGACGAGAGCGAGTGGGCATTGCTCAAGCACCTTTTGCGACTGGATGAAGTTCTAGAGGCGATCGCGGCGGAATTGATGCCCAATCGTCTCTGTGAATATCTTTTTGAACTGAGCAAAAAATTCAATAAATTCTATGATCGCTGCCCGGTTTTGAATGCCGCAGAACCCGATCGCACTTCCCGATTAGTGCTCTGTGATGCCACGGCACGTACCCTGAAACTGGGGCTGAATTTGTTGGGTATTGCAGTGCTCGATCGAATCTAAGCTCATCAATTCCGAGCCAAGTTAACAAGCTAATTGGTTATCTCAGAAGCGAACCCAAAAGGTTCAGCAACAGTTCATTTCAATGCCTCAAATGGCTCAATCCAATCCGCGCGATCGGGTAACTGGGCCCGCACTTGCCCGCGCCAACGTTCACGACTGCCCAACAGTTCAATGGGCGTTGATAGGGCATCGAGCAGGGAGCCTTTTTTAAACAGCCAGCGCCCAAAAGCCAGGGGTAACTCTCGCAGGCTCCAGCGCACCCAACGGCGCAATTCCTGGCGGGCCGATCGACGACGCATCAGCGGCACACCATGCAACTGGTGTAGGTAGCGATTGGAGCGGCCATACCGTCGCCATTGACTGGCAAATTCCTGCCAGGTGGCCCGATGGCGGTGTTCCACAATGGCCCCCGGCGCAAAGGCGATCGCCCAATCCGTGGCCTGTTGCATCCGCCAACACAAATCCGCATCGCCTCCGGTGGTCAGATAAGGACGAAACAGCCCGATCGCCTGGAAAACTTCTCGCCGCACCGCCAGGTTCGCCGTTTGGCCATAGGGCAAAAAGGGATGGTCGATCGTGTGTTTTTGCGAGAGGGTTTCTTGGCGATCAGCATAGCGTTCTAACAGGGTATGGCCCGGCAGGGACGTGATTTCCCCAGCCACCATCCCAATTGCGGGATCGGCAAAATCTCCCACCAGCGATCGCAGCCATTGCGGTTGAGGGCGACAGTCCGCATCCGTAAACACCAGAATTTCCCCCCGCGCTACCCGAATTCCCCGGTTCCGCGCCGCATAGGACGACTGAATCGTCAATTCCTGGAGAGGATGCAGTTGCCATCCCCGATCGCTAGCCATTTGCTGGGCCCGCTGCAGCCAATCCCAGGAGCGATCGCCGCTGCGATTGTCCACCAGAATAAATTCCACTTGGCTGGGGGGATAGTCCTGAGCCAACAGGCAATCAACTAAGGGAGGCAAGTCCGCCTCGCCGTTATAAATCGGCACAATCACGGACACCATGGGCCAAGACTCCGGCTCCATGGCAACGGTCGATCGCCCCTCTGCGCTCACCGGTTCCCTCGAATCCAGATCAGAATCGTCCATGCTTGCTAGAACGCCAAGGAACATCCAAAAATCATGCTGCTTAACCAATGGGCTTGATGCTCTGACTCAATTCGCTGGTTTATCCAGGCCATCGGCTCGATCGGTCAGGCGATCGCCACAGCCCCGGCAGCTTGCCCCCTTCAGGATACTGTTGAGTTTGCCATTCCACGGGATGATTGCCCCACAAAAAACGGGGCCCGGGGCCCCGCAATCTCAGGCGTTATTTCAGGTATCGTTTCAGGCGTGTCTGAGGGTTTGAGTCTTGGATGGCAGGGAATTGCGCTAGCAACCAGATCAATTGCAATTGCAACTGCAACGAAGGGGATGCTCAACGCCACCAGAGTCCCAGAGCACCAAGGGCCGCAGCCACCAGATAGAACGTGGAAACCACTTGCAATTCTGACCAGCCAGAAAGCTCAAAATGGTGATGCAGCGGGGCCATCTTGAAGAGTCGCTTGCCCTTGCCGTCCGGGCCTTTGGTGGCTTTGTAATAGCTCACCTGCAACACCACCGAAAGGGTTTCAGCCAGGAACACCCCGCCAACAATGGCCAAACTCCAGAGCGAGTGGGTCAACAGGGCCACGGCAGCCAACGCACCGCCGAGGGCCAAAGATCCCGTATCGCCCATGAACACGCGGGCTGGATTGCGGTTATAGGCCAAAAAGCCCAGGCAGGCTCCCGACAGGCAAGCACAGAAGAGACCCAGGGCCGGAGAAGTGGGGTAAACAATCGCTCCCAGGCTCAAGAGGGCGATCGCCCCAGTGCCGCCCGCCAGTCCATCCAAGCCATCGGTAAGGTTTGTAGCGTTGCTTTCCGCCACCAGGGTGAACCAGCCGATCGGGAAAAACAAAATTCCCAAGGGCAGTGCAAACCCCAAGGGCAGGGCCACCGTTGTTAAATCCCAAGATTTTGTCAGCCCCAACCAAAGGCAAAACAATCCACCAAACAGCACTTGCAGCGCCAGTTTTTGGCGCGGGGTAATGCCTTTATTCGATTTGCGGCGCAAGACCTGCCAATCGTCAATCCAACCGATGAAACCATAGGCTAGGGTCAAGGCTCCCACCGCCAGTGCATCGGCCCACTGGGAACCAGACCAACCGCAACCTATTCCTAAAAGTAGGGTCAAAACCACGGCCGTGGGCACAAAGAAGATGCCGCCCATGGTGGGGGTTCCCGCTTTCACAAAGTGGGATTGGGGGCCATCTTCTCGAATCACCTGGCCGGTTTTGAGACGGCGCAACAGGGGCACTACCCAAGACCCGATCGCGGCGGTTACAGCGGCGGCTGTCACCAGCGGCAAGGTGAGCGATTCCAGGCCATAGGGCGATCGCCCAGACAGGCCATCGATTGTCACTGCGGCAGCGCTCAGGCAACCCGTCAGCAGCAAAAATAGCTGCGTGCCGGTTAGTGCAAAGGATTTTTGAACTGGAAATTTAGCATCCACGACAAAACCAGTAACTCACTCGTCACACCACACACACACCATCTGTCCAAGCATCGCTTCTATCCGTGCCGCGTTCCCGATTTAACGTTTTCCATCATTCCCTGACTCCCTGGAGGTAGACCCTGGGCATCGCGCGAAGATGGTCGTTAACGGTGTTGCAGCATGGGCGATCACGATGTTAGGAAACCGCGCTGAGGGGCTAAAACCATGACCCGTTTGATTAGATACGGGATGGGCAACCTTAGGCGCTCATTAAAGCACGAATCCTGATGATCGGCGATCCGCTCCTTGGAATTCCGAACCCGGATCGACTGGCAAAATCCTCATCAAAAATCCATTAAGAATTGTTGTGGCACAGGATCAGCCAATTGCCAATGCTGAATTTTGATCCTGCACTGCTGATCCCGATCGCTCGAAAAATCCAGTCGATCGCCCCCGCTGGCCAGTCACGCCCAGGTGTTGCTCGGGGCGATCGGGCAGGCGATCCCGCAAAAAAGCCGGGAGCGATCGCCCCATGGGTCAATCGCTCCCGGTCATTTCATTGAGATTGTGGCTTACGTCCTCAAGGTTGGCTCAGCCTAAAACACCAACTGGGTCGAGGCCTGTTCCTTGTCCGGAATCGTGGTGTATTCGGCCAGAATTTGGCGGAACTCATCACCATCGATCGTTTCCTTTTCCACCAGCAGATCCACCAGGCGATCGATCGCCGTCCGGTTTTCGCGAACGATCCGCTTGGCTTCCAAATAGCAGTGATCCACGATCGAGCGCACTTGGGC harbors:
- the mraY gene encoding phospho-N-acetylmuramoyl-pentapeptide-transferase, translating into MDAKFPVQKSFALTGTQLFLLLTGCLSAAAVTIDGLSGRSPYGLESLTLPLVTAAAVTAAIGSWVVPLLRRLKTGQVIREDGPQSHFVKAGTPTMGGIFFVPTAVVLTLLLGIGCGWSGSQWADALAVGALTLAYGFIGWIDDWQVLRRKSNKGITPRQKLALQVLFGGLFCLWLGLTKSWDLTTVALPLGFALPLGILFFPIGWFTLVAESNATNLTDGLDGLAGGTGAIALLSLGAIVYPTSPALGLFCACLSGACLGFLAYNRNPARVFMGDTGSLALGGALAAVALLTHSLWSLAIVGGVFLAETLSVVLQVSYYKATKGPDGKGKRLFKMAPLHHHFELSGWSELQVVSTFYLVAAALGALGLWWR
- the argS gene encoding arginine--tRNA ligase; the protein is MKDAIARLRSALETALVKAFGPELVGTDPMLVPASNPKFGDYQANVALSLAKQWGKPPREVASAIVAALAIEDFCEPPTIAGPGFINLTLKADYLLGQLRLSQGSDRLGIDPVAQPQRILVDFSSPNIAKEMHVGHLRSTIIGDVLARVLEFLGHDVLRLNHVGDWGTQFGMLITHLREVAPEALTNANAIDLGDLVAFYQKAKKRFDEDEDFKERSRQEVVRLQGGDPDSRRAWQLLCDQSRREFQKIYDLLDIQLTERGESFYNPLLSEVVSALETAGLLVEDAGARCVFLDGFVNKDGNPLPLIVQKSDGGYNYATTDLAAIRYRTTQDRADRIIYVTDSGQANHFAQVFQVAERAGWVPAGVELVHVPFGLVLGEDGKKLKTRSGDTPKLKDLLAEAIDRSRADVEQRLQSEERSETPEFIEQVAQIVGLSAVKYADLSQNRTSSYAFSYDKMLALQGNTAPYMLYAYARIQSISRKGEIDFQNLDSAELILSDESEWALLKHLLRLDEVLEAIAAELMPNRLCEYLFELSKKFNKFYDRCPVLNAAEPDRTSRLVLCDATARTLKLGLNLLGIAVLDRI
- a CDS encoding tetratricopeptide repeat protein yields the protein MPSLADELPLEARVQAARSLFDQAFEATNGGQFAQAERYWTQILELFPDNAEIWSNRGNARASQNRLQEAIADYNEAISRAPNAPDPYLNRGAARENAGDLTGAIADYDHVLELDPNDAAAYNNRGNAEAGLGQWAIAVDDYAQAERLAPDFAIARVNHALALFQVGDRAEALRLLRNLVRKYPTFADARAALTAALWDAGDRGEAESQWVSVVGLDRRYKDLEWVAKVRRWPPAMVTALEKFLKL
- a CDS encoding glycosyltransferase, yielding MEPESWPMVSVIVPIYNGEADLPPLVDCLLAQDYPPSQVEFILVDNRSGDRSWDWLQRAQQMASDRGWQLHPLQELTIQSSYAARNRGIRVARGEILVFTDADCRPQPQWLRSLVGDFADPAIGMVAGEITSLPGHTLLERYADRQETLSQKHTIDHPFLPYGQTANLAVRREVFQAIGLFRPYLTTGGDADLCWRMQQATDWAIAFAPGAIVEHRHRATWQEFASQWRRYGRSNRYLHQLHGVPLMRRRSARQELRRWVRWSLRELPLAFGRWLFKKGSLLDALSTPIELLGSRERWRGQVRAQLPDRADWIEPFEALK
- a CDS encoding secondary thiamine-phosphate synthase enzyme YjbQ; this translates as MSRSSASATVISVGAIDQRSQTTHVQQVLRLSTQGKRLHNITSAISELVARSGVTTGLCTLFVQHTSASLVIQENADSDVLQDLEAFLAGLVPESAPYQHSAEGPDDMPAHIRTALTHTSEQIPIVHGQLGLGIWQGIYLWEHRQHGRTREVVVHIMGG
- a CDS encoding tetratricopeptide repeat protein → MSKLGKLSLKQQSIRALQVLAVLWGCMGLSMPARAEVLLPYAPPIDPQWSEQALDLAQDAARLVQFEQYDEALARIRVAAYLAPKNPQVLRLMGGLYLQSQQIDRGIQVLESARALAPEDPSVLLALGSAYGQQKRWDEALTTLQAGLKLQDSPTGRFDLGNVYLTMGRFQQAIEQFRQAVTLEARMWPAVNNIGLALYELGDRDNALKEWEAALAVDPTAAEPKLAIATATYTAAGCQSQARDPNCLKGLALAQEALDTDERYADLQYLKDNLWGTQLLKDAQVLLDRLKRDRAAAR
- a CDS encoding pentapeptide repeat-containing protein, which gives rise to MKTSHKTWTAAITFLLAGSLASVAWAQNTTDPQQFISGSARSCQGCDLQEANLSGISRVNARLRQAQLQLANLSDSNFEGSYFTCANLASANLRNTKLRFANFVDANLSGTDLRGADLRNVDLGGAIVDENTNFEGANLEGAKLWDSATLYRSGVDLRRVPRNVEGDLERVRCRNR
- a CDS encoding response regulator transcription factor, yielding MSKVLIVDDSATMREMIAALLQKHGMTTVLAGDGVEAQVQFEASAPDLVITDIVMPRMNGYEFCRWMKSDNNRKDVPVVLCTSKSEEFDRYWGMKQGADAYIAKPFQPEELIDTVRQLLK